A genomic region of Equus caballus isolate H_3958 breed thoroughbred chromosome 1, TB-T2T, whole genome shotgun sequence contains the following coding sequences:
- the LOC111774599 gene encoding uncharacterized protein, producing MAVAAAAAATELRGRRYKKAPQTRRTSLDQPPPPTPPPAALLSAPSAPPAAPSPGDPAAVWAGSPARLPTRGSCSASPGPRHQVLLSPHFTNEASEAFKLSQGYIPPEGIQTRAVSLHRTGFLHQCHHT from the exons ATGGCGGTGGCGGCGGCAGCGGCTGCTACCGAACTCCGGGGAAGGAGGTATAAAAAGGCTCCGCAGACACGTCGCACTTCCCTTGACCAGCCCCCTCCTCCTACTCCTCCTCCCGCCGCGCTCCTCTCCGCCCCGTCGGCTCCGCCAGCAGCGCCCAGCCCAGGGGACCCGGCCGCCGTCTGGGCGGGGTCCCCGGCGCGGCTCCCTACTCGCGGGAGCTGCTCCGCCAGCCCAGGTCCGAG GCATCAAGTCCTactttctccccattttacaaatgaagcaaGTGAGGCTTTCAAACTTTCTCAAGGTTATATTCCACCTGAGGGGATTCAAACCCGGGCTGTCAGCCTCCACAGGACGGGCTTTCTGCACCAGTGTCATCATACATGA